In Nonomuraea muscovyensis, one genomic interval encodes:
- a CDS encoding MBL fold metallo-hydrolase produces MTHKTLPEPQWPRDFKDRLTAPLPEFRELFNVTWYGGLRSGIGDADQIPVRRSGGLPRPPAGETMATWVGHSTFVLQVDGLTILTDPVWSRRIPGVRPRLTPPGVAWSDLPRIDAVVISHNHYDHLDAPTIRRLPRDTPVLVPARLKPWFARRGFTEVIELDWWESASVGGVTFDFVPAHHWSKRTPWDTCKTLWGGWVIGRSVYFAGDTGYGARLAEIGERFPGLDLSLMPVGGYEPHWFTKAAHVNPAEAVRGHLDVGARRMATMHWGTFVLSGEPLLTPVRQAREEWAARGLPREDLWDLAVGESRSFVPGGEHATAGRPPVVVRPRPRAEPPAQGRRRRVWTAASLTDSGLERMGSSSPSAHSAAWSQ; encoded by the coding sequence ATGACGCACAAGACTCTCCCCGAGCCCCAATGGCCCCGTGACTTCAAGGACCGGCTCACCGCTCCCCTCCCCGAGTTTCGCGAACTGTTCAACGTCACCTGGTATGGGGGTCTGCGCTCCGGCATCGGGGACGCCGACCAGATCCCGGTGCGGCGCAGCGGCGGGCTGCCGCGCCCGCCCGCCGGCGAGACGATGGCGACCTGGGTCGGCCACTCCACGTTCGTGCTGCAGGTGGACGGCTTGACGATCCTGACGGACCCCGTCTGGTCGCGGCGCATCCCCGGCGTGCGGCCCCGCCTGACACCGCCCGGCGTGGCCTGGAGCGATCTGCCGCGGATCGACGCCGTCGTGATCAGCCACAACCACTACGACCACCTGGACGCCCCCACGATCCGCAGGCTGCCCCGGGACACCCCCGTGCTCGTGCCCGCGCGGCTGAAGCCGTGGTTCGCCCGGCGCGGCTTCACCGAGGTCATCGAACTCGACTGGTGGGAGTCGGCCTCGGTCGGCGGCGTCACCTTCGACTTCGTGCCGGCGCACCACTGGAGCAAGCGAACCCCCTGGGACACCTGCAAGACCCTCTGGGGTGGCTGGGTGATCGGCCGCTCGGTCTACTTCGCGGGCGACACCGGCTACGGCGCGCGGCTGGCCGAGATCGGCGAACGTTTCCCCGGACTGGATCTGTCGCTCATGCCGGTCGGCGGCTACGAGCCGCACTGGTTCACCAAGGCGGCGCACGTCAACCCCGCCGAGGCCGTCCGCGGCCACCTGGACGTGGGGGCCCGGCGGATGGCCACCATGCACTGGGGGACCTTCGTGCTGTCGGGCGAGCCGCTGCTCACCCCCGTACGGCAGGCCCGCGAGGAGTGGGCGGCCAGGGGACTGCCCCGGGAGGACCTGTGGGACCTGGCGGTCGGCGAGTCGAGGTCGTTCGTGCCCGGCGGGGAGCACGCCACGGCCGGACGGCCGCCCGTGGTCGTACGTCCGCGACCCCGGGCTGAGCCGCCGGCTCAGGGGCGCAGGCGCAGGGTGTGGACGGCGGCGTCCTTGACCGACTCCGGCTTGGAGCGCATGGGCAGCAGCTCGCCGTCGGCCCACAGCGCCGCCTGGTCCCAGTAG
- a CDS encoding flavin reductase family protein: MHHGSVKRHVDGRAYRKVVGKFATGVVIVTTRLDGVDHAMTVNSFTSVSLDPLLVLFCAEKLARFHAAVLETGVWGVSVLPASMEDTSRFFAHRGRPLEGQLTSWPHHRSPAGVALFDGALATLEATTSAVHDGGDHSIVVGAVTALGTPSDGPPLLYYDSSYGSF; the protein is encoded by the coding sequence GTGCACCATGGTTCCGTAAAGCGGCACGTGGACGGGCGGGCTTACCGCAAAGTCGTCGGAAAGTTCGCCACCGGAGTGGTCATCGTCACGACCAGGCTCGACGGCGTCGACCACGCCATGACGGTCAACTCCTTCACCTCGGTGTCGCTCGATCCGCTGCTGGTGCTGTTCTGTGCGGAGAAGCTGGCGCGGTTCCACGCCGCCGTGCTGGAGACGGGCGTGTGGGGCGTGTCGGTGCTGCCGGCGTCGATGGAGGACACTTCGCGGTTCTTCGCCCACCGGGGCAGGCCCCTGGAGGGGCAGCTCACGTCCTGGCCGCACCACCGGTCACCGGCGGGGGTGGCGCTGTTCGACGGGGCCCTCGCGACGCTGGAGGCGACCACGTCGGCGGTCCACGACGGCGGCGACCACTCGATCGTCGTCGGCGCCGTCACCGCCCTCGGCACCCCGTCCGACGGGCCTCCCCTCCTGTACTACGACAGCTCGTACGGGTCTTTCTGA
- a CDS encoding DUF6113 family protein: MEDPSLSGVSPSGVERRGRGASALGGAAYGMLFMLGVVMGIVGGFTQAAWQLGPVPASAVAWVLALFGVCLGAGRMMRAKSGAVAAAAGWLLVSMPFSLELSQGDLVIASGTAGYVYLYGGMVALVAAFLMAPSAPSSGSWLLHGQLPRNPT, translated from the coding sequence ATGGAAGACCCCTCGCTTTCGGGCGTCTCGCCTTCGGGCGTCGAGCGGCGCGGCCGGGGCGCGTCGGCGCTGGGTGGGGCCGCCTACGGCATGCTCTTCATGCTGGGGGTGGTCATGGGGATCGTGGGCGGGTTCACGCAGGCGGCGTGGCAACTCGGGCCCGTTCCCGCCTCGGCGGTCGCCTGGGTGCTCGCGCTGTTCGGCGTGTGCCTGGGGGCGGGCAGGATGATGAGGGCGAAGTCCGGGGCGGTGGCGGCGGCCGCCGGCTGGCTGCTGGTGTCGATGCCGTTCTCGCTGGAGCTCTCCCAGGGCGACCTGGTGATCGCGAGCGGCACCGCCGGCTACGTCTACCTCTACGGCGGGATGGTCGCGCTGGTCGCGGCCTTCCTCATGGCGCCGTCGGCTCCGTCCAGCGGATCATGGCTCCTTCACGGGCAACTGCCGCGGAACCCGACGTAG
- the mshB gene encoding N-acetyl-1-D-myo-inositol-2-amino-2-deoxy-alpha-D-glucopyranoside deacetylase gives MTDRRLLLVHAHPDDESIGTGATMAKYAAEGAHVTLVTCTLGEEGEVIPERLAHLAADRHDVLGPHRVAELAAACRALGVEDHRFLGGQGRWRDSGMMGAATNHRPDAFWQADLDEAAGELIKVIREVRPQVLVTYDANGFYGHPDHIKAHRVSGRAFRLAADPAFGEGEPWQIAKLYHTAVPRSVLRRSEEALRSAGTGFVVESVDDVPFGSPDEDITTEIDARPWVRAKLDAMRAHATQITVREPWFALSNDIGQEALGVEHYILASGVPGPVAPGAPVEAGGLGEPHKRESDLFAGIH, from the coding sequence ATGACCGATCGACGGCTGTTGCTCGTGCACGCCCATCCCGACGACGAGTCGATCGGCACCGGCGCGACCATGGCCAAGTACGCCGCCGAGGGCGCCCACGTCACGCTCGTGACCTGCACGCTCGGCGAGGAGGGGGAGGTCATCCCCGAGCGGCTGGCCCACCTGGCCGCCGACCGCCACGACGTCCTCGGCCCGCACCGCGTCGCCGAGCTGGCCGCCGCCTGCCGGGCGCTGGGCGTGGAGGACCACCGGTTCCTCGGCGGGCAGGGCCGCTGGCGCGACTCGGGCATGATGGGCGCCGCCACCAACCACCGCCCGGACGCCTTCTGGCAGGCGGATCTGGACGAGGCGGCGGGAGAGCTAATCAAGGTCATCCGCGAGGTGCGGCCCCAGGTGCTCGTCACGTACGACGCCAACGGCTTCTACGGCCACCCCGACCACATCAAGGCGCACCGGGTGTCGGGGCGGGCGTTCCGGCTGGCCGCCGACCCGGCGTTCGGCGAGGGCGAGCCGTGGCAGATCGCCAAGCTCTACCACACGGCCGTGCCGAGGTCGGTGCTGCGGCGCAGCGAGGAGGCGCTGCGGTCGGCCGGCACCGGGTTCGTCGTGGAGAGCGTCGACGACGTGCCGTTCGGCAGCCCCGACGAGGACATCACCACCGAGATCGACGCCCGGCCCTGGGTGCGGGCCAAGCTCGACGCCATGCGCGCCCACGCCACGCAGATCACCGTGCGCGAGCCGTGGTTCGCGCTGTCCAACGACATCGGCCAGGAGGCGCTCGGCGTGGAGCACTACATCCTGGCCAGCGGGGTTCCCGGCCCGGTCGCGCCGGGGGCGCCCGTCGAGGCGGGCGGCCTGGGGGAGCCGCACAAGCGCGAGAGCGATCTGTTCGCCGGCATCCACTAA
- a CDS encoding S9 family peptidase: protein MSESFPRLSARTRRFTLGVPRGFTISPDGGRVMFLRTGSGTDPVTCLWELDTETHVERLVVDPRALDADGDELPPEERARRERSREQAGGVVAYSTDAAVTTAVFALSGGLYVTDLASGRTRRLDVPGAVIDPRLSPDGRHVAYVSEGALRVQDLASGEDRALAAPESPTVTYGLAEFIASEELDRMRGHWWSPAGDALLVERVDEAPVQVWHIADPANPDRPAVAQRYPAAGTPNALTELFVLGLDGSRVAVPYDDEYLTTAAWDSHALSIVTMPRDQKTLRLFAVDPATGAATPVREETDPAWVDVVPGVPAHLDDGSLVWVAGAEGGSRLFVGDRAVTPPTLQVRAVLDVDHDSVLFSASGDPTEIQLWTWDGHSLLPVSTRSGVFSGRMAGGVGVLTEQSLDAEGVSTTVVRRDGMAIPIPSRAERPGLDLRVSLGRSGRRELATAVVLPTWYEPGSGRLPVLMDPYGGPHAQRVLNRRGGYLESQWFAEQGFAVVVADGRGTPGRGPAFERAVLNDLATPALEDQIDALQGVAEQYPDDLDLTRVAIRGWSFGGFLAALAVLRRPDVFHAAVAGAPVTDWRLYDTAYTERYLGHPTEQPDVYDKSSLFGDAAKLERPLLLIHGLADDNVVAAHTLRLSSALLAAGRQHSVLPLSGVTHMTPQEVVAENLLLLQVDFLKRSLG from the coding sequence ATGAGTGAGAGCTTCCCGCGCCTGTCGGCCCGGACCCGCCGGTTCACCCTCGGGGTTCCCCGGGGGTTCACGATCTCTCCTGACGGCGGCAGGGTGATGTTCCTGCGCACCGGGTCCGGCACCGACCCGGTCACCTGCCTTTGGGAGCTCGACACCGAGACCCACGTCGAGCGTCTCGTGGTCGACCCCCGGGCGCTCGACGCCGACGGCGACGAGCTGCCGCCCGAGGAGCGGGCCAGGCGCGAGCGCAGCCGCGAGCAGGCGGGCGGCGTCGTCGCCTACAGCACCGACGCCGCGGTGACCACGGCCGTGTTCGCCCTGTCGGGCGGCCTCTACGTGACCGACCTGGCGAGCGGGCGGACCCGGCGGCTCGACGTCCCGGGCGCGGTGATCGACCCGCGGCTGTCGCCCGACGGGCGGCATGTCGCGTACGTCTCCGAGGGGGCGCTGCGCGTGCAGGACCTCGCGTCGGGAGAGGACCGCGCGCTGGCGGCGCCCGAATCGCCGACGGTCACCTACGGGCTGGCGGAGTTCATCGCGTCCGAGGAGCTCGACCGGATGCGCGGCCACTGGTGGTCGCCGGCCGGCGACGCGCTGCTGGTCGAACGGGTGGACGAGGCGCCGGTGCAGGTCTGGCACATCGCCGACCCGGCCAACCCCGACCGGCCGGCCGTGGCCCAGCGCTATCCCGCGGCCGGCACGCCCAACGCCCTCACCGAGCTGTTCGTGCTGGGCCTCGACGGGTCGCGGGTGGCGGTGCCGTACGACGACGAGTACCTGACGACGGCCGCCTGGGACTCCCACGCGCTGTCGATCGTGACCATGCCGCGCGACCAGAAGACACTGCGGCTGTTCGCGGTGGACCCTGCGACGGGCGCGGCCACGCCGGTGCGCGAGGAGACCGACCCGGCCTGGGTGGACGTGGTCCCGGGCGTTCCGGCCCACCTGGACGACGGCTCGCTGGTGTGGGTGGCGGGCGCCGAGGGCGGCAGCCGGTTGTTCGTCGGCGACCGCGCGGTCACGCCGCCCACCCTGCAGGTGCGGGCGGTGCTCGACGTCGACCACGACAGTGTCCTGTTCAGCGCCAGCGGCGACCCGACCGAGATCCAGTTGTGGACGTGGGACGGCCACTCGCTGCTGCCCGTCTCGACCCGTTCGGGGGTGTTCTCGGGGCGGATGGCGGGTGGGGTCGGCGTCCTCACCGAGCAGAGCCTCGACGCCGAGGGGGTCTCGACGACCGTGGTGCGCCGCGACGGCATGGCGATCCCGATCCCGTCGCGGGCCGAGCGTCCCGGCCTCGACCTGCGGGTCTCGCTCGGCCGTTCCGGCCGGCGCGAGCTGGCCACCGCCGTGGTGCTGCCCACCTGGTACGAGCCCGGTTCGGGCCGGCTGCCCGTCCTCATGGACCCGTACGGCGGGCCGCACGCGCAGCGGGTGCTCAACCGGCGCGGCGGCTACCTGGAGAGCCAGTGGTTCGCCGAGCAGGGGTTCGCCGTCGTCGTGGCCGACGGCCGCGGCACTCCCGGTCGCGGCCCGGCCTTCGAGCGGGCCGTGCTCAACGACCTCGCGACGCCCGCGCTGGAGGACCAGATCGACGCCCTGCAGGGTGTGGCCGAGCAGTATCCCGACGACCTCGACCTGACCCGGGTGGCCATCCGCGGCTGGTCGTTCGGCGGGTTCCTGGCGGCGCTGGCGGTGCTGCGCAGGCCGGACGTGTTCCACGCCGCGGTCGCGGGTGCTCCGGTGACCGACTGGCGGCTGTACGACACCGCCTACACCGAGCGTTATCTGGGGCATCCCACCGAACAGCCGGACGTGTACGACAAATCCTCGCTTTTCGGCGACGCCGCCAAGCTCGAGCGCCCACTGCTGCTGATCCACGGGCTGGCCGACGACAACGTCGTCGCCGCCCACACGCTCCGCCTGTCGTCCGCGCTTCTCGCGGCCGGCCGCCAGCACAGCGTCCTCCCCTTGTCCGGTGTCACCCACATGACGCCGCAGGAGGTCGTGGCGGAGAACCTGTTGCTGCTCCAGGTCGACTTCCTCAAGAGGTCGCTGGGCTGA
- a CDS encoding alpha/beta fold hydrolase, with protein MLTSITVALALLGAGSPVLSPVTGAPLPSARTGVPLGSTSATPAQRLPARAALTTTPASRARTTTFPATPAALTSTSAARSAASTHRAAALDWRPCPDDKVGMECADLRVPVDWKQPGGREITLKLGRLRATGASEGSLLVAYGGPGGPGLALTRSAAHGWWTDLRRRMDIVTWDTRGYGEQFGGLSTGLPCTWTRLPLPAFPTDDAGFGRLSDTNRGYAEACRAKDPELFAHMSSADHARDMEAIRKALGDAKLNYYGASYAGFYGQAYARLFPGQVRTMVLDGTWSHSAADFSGELVAMARSNQEALDRFFDWCAGDGKCRGARGQWRRLVARAERDPVPARRAGIAYTGRDLQAFAIGAARQGVKAWPELAADIREAAAGDASGFVPDRGLRYPDQATGVTECTDWPRPADRSELEATIARLRRAAPDAGTANTLATGTLGCIGWPVPVTNPPAPLPKGLPPLLGAGAWGESDAVQRVVQQVPGSAVIRHEGPGHTLYGTNTCARAHINRYVTDRSLPPAPTNC; from the coding sequence ATGCTCACCTCGATCACCGTCGCGCTGGCCCTGCTCGGGGCGGGCTCGCCCGTCTTGAGCCCGGTCACGGGCGCGCCCCTCCCGAGCGCGCGCACCGGCGTGCCCCTCGGCAGCACGTCGGCCACCCCGGCGCAGCGCCTTCCGGCCCGCGCGGCCCTCACCACCACGCCCGCCTCCCGAGCCCGCACCACCACCTTCCCCGCCACACCCGCCGCCCTCACCAGCACGTCCGCTGCCCGCTCCGCCGCTTCCACGCACCGAGCCGCCGCGCTCGACTGGCGCCCGTGCCCCGACGACAAGGTCGGCATGGAGTGCGCCGACCTGCGGGTCCCGGTCGACTGGAAGCAGCCCGGCGGCCGTGAGATCACCCTGAAGCTGGGACGGCTCCGGGCCACCGGCGCCTCCGAGGGCTCCCTCCTGGTCGCCTACGGCGGCCCCGGCGGCCCCGGCCTCGCCCTCACCCGGTCGGCGGCGCACGGCTGGTGGACCGACCTCAGGCGGCGCATGGACATCGTCACGTGGGACACCCGCGGCTACGGCGAGCAGTTCGGCGGCCTCAGCACCGGCCTGCCCTGCACCTGGACCCGCCTCCCGCTGCCCGCCTTCCCCACCGACGACGCCGGCTTCGGCCGGCTGTCCGACACCAACCGCGGCTACGCCGAGGCCTGCCGCGCCAAGGACCCCGAGCTGTTCGCCCACATGAGCTCGGCCGACCACGCCCGCGACATGGAGGCCATCCGCAAGGCGCTCGGCGACGCCAAGCTCAACTACTACGGCGCCTCCTACGCGGGCTTCTACGGCCAGGCCTACGCCCGCCTCTTCCCCGGCCAGGTGCGCACGATGGTGCTCGACGGCACCTGGAGCCACAGTGCCGCCGACTTCTCCGGTGAGCTGGTGGCGATGGCCAGGAGCAACCAGGAGGCCCTCGATCGGTTCTTCGACTGGTGCGCCGGTGACGGCAAGTGCCGCGGTGCCCGTGGCCAGTGGCGCCGCCTGGTCGCCCGAGCCGAGCGCGACCCCGTCCCGGCCAGGCGGGCGGGCATCGCCTACACCGGTCGCGACCTGCAGGCGTTCGCCATCGGCGCCGCCCGGCAGGGCGTCAAGGCGTGGCCGGAGCTCGCCGCCGACATCCGCGAGGCGGCCGCCGGCGACGCCTCAGGCTTCGTCCCCGACCGCGGCCTGCGCTATCCCGACCAGGCGACGGGCGTCACCGAGTGCACCGACTGGCCGCGCCCGGCCGACCGCTCCGAGCTGGAGGCGACGATCGCCCGCCTCCGCAGGGCCGCACCCGACGCCGGCACCGCCAACACCCTGGCGACGGGCACACTCGGCTGCATCGGCTGGCCGGTGCCCGTGACCAACCCACCCGCCCCGCTGCCCAAGGGCCTGCCCCCGCTGCTCGGCGCAGGCGCCTGGGGCGAGTCCGACGCCGTCCAACGGGTGGTCCAGCAGGTGCCAGGCAGCGCCGTCATCCGTCACGAAGGTCCCGGCCACACCCTCTACGGCACCAACACCTGCGCCCGCGCCCACATCAACCGCTACGTCACCGACCGCTCCCTCCCGCCGGCACCGACCAACTGCTGA
- a CDS encoding SAM-dependent methyltransferase — MTALDDLVRPARYPRSSAYDPAWLLRLDMGPHPLWLLENLVGDLELRPGMRVLDLGSGKGATSVFLAREFGVRVVAADWWVDAGEAAAVFAEAGVGGQVEAVRAEAHTLPFEEESFDAIVSIDAFEYFGTADGYLPYLVRFLRPGGQLGMATPGMTREVRDMGAIPPHIKKVVGWEAIAWHTAPWWRFQWEITELVTVTSARLQEDGWHDWLLWARACAEVAPDGPGPHQPVIDMLTEDDGEFLSFALVTARKL, encoded by the coding sequence GTGACTGCTCTCGATGACCTCGTACGTCCCGCCCGGTATCCGCGTTCGTCCGCCTATGACCCGGCCTGGTTGCTCCGGCTGGACATGGGGCCTCATCCCCTGTGGTTGCTGGAGAACCTGGTGGGGGATCTCGAACTGCGGCCGGGGATGCGGGTGCTGGACCTCGGATCGGGAAAGGGTGCCACGTCGGTCTTCCTGGCTCGGGAGTTCGGGGTGCGGGTCGTCGCGGCGGACTGGTGGGTGGACGCGGGAGAGGCGGCGGCCGTCTTCGCCGAGGCAGGGGTCGGCGGGCAGGTGGAGGCCGTGCGGGCGGAGGCGCACACGCTGCCGTTCGAGGAGGAGAGTTTCGATGCGATCGTGAGCATTGACGCCTTCGAGTATTTCGGTACGGCTGACGGCTATCTGCCGTATCTGGTGAGGTTTCTGCGGCCGGGTGGGCAGCTCGGGATGGCGACGCCCGGGATGACGCGGGAGGTGCGGGACATGGGGGCGATCCCCCCGCACATCAAGAAAGTCGTCGGCTGGGAGGCCATCGCCTGGCACACCGCGCCGTGGTGGCGTTTCCAGTGGGAGATCACGGAACTGGTGACGGTCACCTCGGCGCGGCTGCAGGAGGACGGCTGGCACGACTGGCTGCTGTGGGCCCGGGCGTGTGCCGAGGTCGCGCCGGACGGGCCCGGACCGCACCAGCCGGTGATCGACATGCTGACCGAGGACGACGGCGAGTTTCTCAGCTTCGCCCTCGTGACCGCGAGGAAGCTCTGA
- a CDS encoding epoxide hydrolase family protein: MAQDNTPVPFRVDVPQSELDDLRARLSATRWPAELPGVGWDRGTPLAHVKELADYWGSGFDWRAQERRLNELPQFTAVIDGQRIHFAHIRSDDPDALPLMLLHGWPGSFLEFLDVIEPLRKDFHLVIPSIPGFTFSAPLAESGWTAARIAGAFVQLMALLGYERYGVQGGDTGAFVAPEIGHLDAERVAGVHLSAVLSFPAGDEEEDARLSDVERRRIEELDEATAGYVAIQSRSPQTLAYGLTDSPAGLLAWIAEIFHRWAGGPVDRDRFLANVTLYWLTRTAGSSAQVYYEQSNDPAAWMPKPRGTVPTGVLLAASHEYAIRPYAERDHAIVHWSQQETGGHFFALEEPELFAEDVRAFFHSLT; the protein is encoded by the coding sequence ATGGCACAGGACAACACCCCCGTTCCCTTCCGCGTCGACGTACCGCAGTCCGAGCTGGACGACCTGCGCGCCCGGCTGAGCGCCACCCGCTGGCCGGCCGAGTTGCCGGGCGTCGGCTGGGACCGCGGCACGCCGCTGGCACATGTCAAGGAGCTGGCCGACTACTGGGGCTCGGGCTTCGACTGGCGGGCGCAGGAGCGGCGGCTCAACGAACTGCCCCAGTTCACCGCCGTCATCGACGGCCAGCGGATCCACTTCGCGCACATCCGCTCCGACGACCCGGACGCCCTGCCACTGATGCTGCTGCATGGCTGGCCCGGCTCGTTCCTGGAGTTCCTGGACGTGATCGAGCCGCTGCGCAAGGACTTCCACCTGGTGATCCCGTCGATCCCGGGCTTCACGTTCTCCGCCCCGCTGGCGGAGTCAGGCTGGACGGCCGCGCGCATCGCCGGCGCGTTCGTCCAGCTGATGGCACTGCTGGGGTACGAGCGGTACGGGGTCCAGGGCGGCGACACCGGGGCGTTCGTCGCGCCGGAGATAGGCCACCTGGACGCCGAACGCGTCGCCGGCGTCCACCTCAGCGCTGTCCTGTCGTTCCCGGCGGGCGACGAGGAGGAAGACGCCCGGCTGTCGGACGTGGAGCGACGGCGGATCGAGGAACTCGACGAGGCGACCGCCGGGTACGTCGCCATCCAGTCGCGCTCGCCGCAGACGCTCGCCTACGGCCTGACCGACTCCCCCGCCGGGCTGCTCGCCTGGATCGCCGAGATCTTCCACCGGTGGGCCGGCGGGCCCGTCGACCGGGACCGGTTCCTGGCGAACGTCACCCTCTACTGGCTGACCCGGACGGCCGGCTCCTCGGCCCAGGTGTACTACGAGCAGTCCAACGACCCGGCGGCGTGGATGCCGAAGCCGCGCGGCACGGTGCCGACGGGCGTGCTACTCGCCGCGTCGCACGAGTACGCCATCCGGCCGTACGCGGAACGGGACCACGCCATCGTGCACTGGTCGCAGCAGGAGACCGGCGGTCACTTCTTCGCCCTGGAGGAGCCGGAGCTGTTCGCCGAGGACGTGCGAGCGTTCTTCCACAGCCTGACCTGA
- a CDS encoding NmrA family NAD(P)-binding protein, whose amino-acid sequence MTSESPIILVAGATGNVGRPLVEQLLTAGHRVRALTRDPAKANLPAGAEAVAGNLSDTSSLAAAFTGVGAAHLISFNGEDFSPLTNGPEIVALARKAGVRKVTILKGDVGKSPLEEAVEAGGLGWTHLAPVEFMSNALEWAESVRTEGVVREAFPEAKSAMIHDADIAAVAAAALTGDGHAGQEYWLTGPEALTPAEKVSTIAEVLGREVRYVPLGTDEVVEQWRREGYSEEDVAFFLAMRTDPPIPGDTILPTVEQVTGRPARTFAQWVRENAAAFGG is encoded by the coding sequence ATGACATCCGAATCTCCGATCATCCTTGTCGCCGGCGCCACCGGAAACGTCGGTCGCCCCCTCGTCGAGCAGCTCCTCACGGCGGGCCACCGGGTCCGCGCACTCACCCGCGACCCCGCGAAGGCGAACCTCCCCGCGGGCGCCGAAGCCGTCGCCGGCAACCTGTCTGACACCTCGTCGCTGGCCGCCGCCTTCACCGGTGTCGGTGCCGCGCACCTGATCAGCTTCAACGGGGAGGACTTCTCGCCCCTCACGAACGGGCCGGAGATCGTCGCCCTGGCCCGAAAGGCCGGCGTACGCAAGGTGACGATCCTCAAGGGCGACGTGGGCAAGAGCCCGCTGGAGGAGGCGGTGGAGGCCGGTGGGCTGGGGTGGACCCACCTCGCACCGGTCGAGTTCATGTCCAACGCCCTGGAGTGGGCCGAGTCCGTACGAACCGAGGGAGTCGTGCGGGAGGCGTTCCCGGAGGCCAAGAGCGCCATGATCCACGATGCGGACATCGCGGCGGTCGCCGCGGCGGCGCTCACCGGCGACGGCCACGCGGGCCAGGAGTACTGGCTCACCGGGCCCGAGGCCCTGACTCCGGCCGAGAAGGTCAGCACGATCGCCGAGGTCCTCGGCCGCGAAGTGCGTTACGTGCCGCTTGGCACGGACGAGGTTGTCGAGCAGTGGCGCCGGGAGGGTTACTCGGAGGAGGACGTCGCGTTCTTCCTGGCGATGCGGACCGACCCGCCGATCCCCGGCGACACCATCCTGCCGACCGTCGAGCAGGTCACCGGCAGGCCCGCCCGCACGTTCGCGCAGTGGGTACGCGAGAACGCGGCGGCCTTCGGCGGCTGA
- a CDS encoding helix-turn-helix transcriptional regulator codes for MLETSARLLRLLGLLQAHRYWSGAELAERLAVSPRTVRRDVDKLRLLGYPIEAAGGVGGGYQLGAGGSLPPLLLDDEEAVAVAVGLRTAAGGAVTGIAETSVRALAKLDQMLPSRLRHQVTALSSAVVTMPMMGATVDATTLTSLAAAVRDRERLRFGYVAHDGSPSERDAEPYRLVSIGRRWYLFGWDTARSDWRTYRVDRMTPRVPNGPRFTPRPLPAEDLAHYLTVATTTSPHRYQAVLTMHGSAREVADEVPPTLGAIEAIDERTCLLRIGSDSLDHLAVWVAAFGFDFDVHEPPELVEHLRTLTTRLQRAAWPPHPPATRPPTPPRPT; via the coding sequence GTGCTGGAAACCTCGGCCCGGCTGCTGCGGCTGCTGGGCCTGCTGCAGGCGCACCGCTACTGGTCGGGGGCGGAGCTGGCCGAACGGCTGGCCGTCAGCCCGCGCACCGTGCGGCGCGACGTCGACAAGCTGCGGCTGCTGGGCTATCCGATCGAGGCGGCCGGCGGCGTGGGCGGCGGCTACCAGCTAGGCGCGGGCGGCTCGCTGCCTCCGCTGCTGCTGGACGACGAGGAGGCGGTCGCCGTGGCGGTGGGGCTGCGGACGGCCGCCGGTGGCGCGGTCACCGGCATCGCCGAGACGTCGGTGCGGGCGCTGGCCAAGCTGGACCAGATGCTGCCTTCGCGGCTGCGCCACCAGGTGACCGCGCTCAGCTCGGCCGTGGTCACCATGCCGATGATGGGCGCCACGGTGGACGCAACGACGCTGACCTCGCTCGCGGCGGCGGTGCGCGACCGGGAGCGGCTGCGGTTCGGCTACGTGGCGCACGACGGCTCGCCCAGCGAGCGGGACGCGGAGCCGTACCGGCTGGTGAGCATCGGGCGGCGGTGGTACCTCTTCGGCTGGGACACCGCCCGCTCCGACTGGCGCACCTACCGGGTGGACCGGATGACGCCGCGGGTGCCCAACGGCCCGCGGTTCACACCGCGCCCGCTGCCGGCCGAGGACCTGGCCCACTACCTGACCGTCGCCACCACCACCAGTCCGCACCGCTACCAGGCGGTGCTGACCATGCACGGCTCGGCCAGGGAGGTGGCCGACGAGGTGCCGCCCACGCTGGGCGCGATCGAGGCCATCGACGAACGGACGTGCCTCCTGCGCATCGGCTCCGACAGCCTCGACCACCTCGCGGTATGGGTGGCGGCCTTCGGCTTCGACTTCGACGTGCACGAGCCGCCGGAGCTGGTCGAGCACCTGCGCACGCTCACCACCCGCCTCCAGCGGGCGGCGTGGCCGCCGCACCCGCCCGCGACCCGGCCGCCGACGCCACCGCGCCCTACCTGA